One genomic window of Leptospira paudalimensis includes the following:
- a CDS encoding LA_3751/LA_3752 family putative glycosyltransferase — protein MIHSKKAIGFLYGVGFLTILFFFFKTIPTVSFSDFSLFEWQLKQVLKGSLHLPYLFITTDPNLDFFPLPNVFFHLTNNSIDSTFPNLYPILFSPFYWIGGKTGIQLIQFILFFLVIRLFFLIKRDHSLSLILLFGSSIPIYTNLIHDTIFIFFLEVLLLYIIHKQYVFFASLLSVFLLWMRPEFVFVICLLPFYFEWKNIWKQYLKWFVLFIFLFLTTNFILYSTVFPLRLFKNSTYHWNLEIVVYLFRLLIEQIPAFTIFLILSVISIFQKKIKLQNLILFLFTCLIILSSPNTGGHNTPRYLFCLVPFYVLSFHSNLYETLHRKNVGILLVILLTIYSIYQWQYQTKELIKISKFQSNTLASLNQIPEQTIVFNNSDFSFVALPLIEQNKNLFLLKKNPEENAFGAFLAKNHIKSFVFVELPPSPYPIPNPLVIPNYDNDCEFRFVDQYPLPNAMLPIMVTRYQRVFP, from the coding sequence CTTCAAAACAATCCCAACTGTATCATTCTCCGATTTTTCCTTGTTTGAATGGCAATTGAAACAAGTTTTGAAAGGATCTTTACACCTACCTTATCTTTTTATCACTACAGACCCGAACTTAGATTTTTTCCCCTTACCGAATGTATTCTTTCACCTAACTAACAACAGTATCGATTCTACCTTCCCTAATTTATATCCCATTTTATTTTCTCCCTTTTATTGGATCGGAGGAAAAACGGGGATACAATTGATCCAATTCATACTTTTCTTTTTGGTTATACGGCTCTTTTTTTTAATCAAACGAGACCATTCCCTTTCTCTTATTCTTTTGTTTGGTTCTTCGATTCCAATTTATACCAACTTAATCCACGATACGATTTTTATATTTTTTTTAGAAGTTCTCTTATTGTATATCATCCACAAACAATACGTTTTCTTCGCATCCTTACTAAGTGTATTTTTGTTATGGATGAGACCGGAATTTGTTTTTGTGATTTGTTTACTTCCCTTTTATTTTGAATGGAAAAACATTTGGAAACAATACTTAAAGTGGTTTGTTCTATTCATCTTCCTCTTTCTTACCACCAATTTTATTTTATATTCTACCGTTTTCCCTCTTCGGCTTTTCAAAAATTCCACATACCATTGGAATTTGGAAATCGTTGTTTATTTATTTCGTTTGTTAATCGAACAAATTCCGGCATTCACTATATTTTTAATTTTAAGTGTTATTAGTATTTTTCAAAAAAAAATCAAATTACAAAATCTAATTTTATTTCTCTTTACTTGCTTGATTATATTATCATCACCTAACACCGGAGGACACAATACACCGAGATATCTATTTTGTTTAGTTCCTTTTTACGTTTTATCATTTCATTCCAATCTTTACGAAACATTACATCGAAAGAATGTTGGTATCCTTTTGGTGATACTTCTCACGATCTATTCTATCTACCAATGGCAATACCAAACAAAGGAATTGATTAAAATTTCAAAATTCCAATCCAATACATTGGCATCCTTAAACCAAATCCCCGAACAAACAATTGTATTTAATAATTCAGATTTTTCCTTCGTTGCCTTACCACTGATTGAACAAAACAAAAACCTATTTTTACTAAAGAAAAATCCAGAAGAGAATGCCTTTGGTGCATTTTTGGCGAAAAACCACATCAAATCTTTTGTGTTTGTCGAATTACCTCCGTCACCTTATCCCATCCCCAATCCGCTTGTGATTCCCAACTATGACAATGATTGCGAATTCCGCTTTGTGGACCAATACCCATTACCAAATGCAATGTTGCCAATTATGGTTACACGTTACCAAAGGGTATTCCCATGA